From Peromyscus maniculatus bairdii isolate BWxNUB_F1_BW_parent chromosome 19, HU_Pman_BW_mat_3.1, whole genome shotgun sequence, the proteins below share one genomic window:
- the Skor2 gene encoding SKI family transcriptional corepressor 2, whose translation MASSPLPGPNDILLASPSTAFQADALSQPRPGHANLKPNQVGQVILYGIPIVSLVIDGQERLCLAQISNTLLKNFSYNEIHNRRVALGITCVQCTPVQLEILRRAGAMPISSRRCGMITKREAERLCKSFLGENRPPKLPDNFAFDVSHECAWGCRGSFIPARYNSSRAKCIKCSYCNMYFSPNKFIFHSHRTPDAKYTQPDAANFNSWRRHLKLTDKSPQDELVFAWEDVKAMFNGGSRKRALPQPSAHPACHPLSSVKAAAVAAAAAVAGGGGLLGPHLLGAPPPPPPPPPLAELAGAPHAHHKRPRFDDDDDSLQEAAVVAAASLSAAAASLSVAAATGGAGPGAGGAGGGCVTGVGVGASAGAGAAAGTKGPRSYPVIPVPSKGSFGGVLQKFPGCGGLFPHPYTFPAAAAAFGLCHKKEDAGAAAEALGGAGAGSTGAAPKAGLSGLFWPAGRKDAFYPPFCMFWPPRTPGGLPVPTYLQPPPQPPSALGCALGDSPTLLRQAFLDLAEPGSVGGSAETAPPPGQPPPVVANGPGSGPPAAGGAGARDALFESPPGGSGGDCSAGSTPPAEPGVTSGTGTASSGAGPAGTRVPAPHHPHLLEGRKAGSGSYHHSSAFRPVGGKDDAESLAKLHGASAGAPHSAPAHHHHHHHHPHHHHHHPPQPPSPLLLLPPQPDEPGSERHHPAPPPPPPPPPLAPQPHHRGLLSPEGTSCSYPSEDSSEDEEDEEEEQEVDVEGHKPLEGEEEEDGRDLEDEEEEDEETGVLLGDSLVGGGRFLQSRGLTEKGSGRDRTTPATGAFPLALNSSRLLQEDGKLGDPGGSDLPAPPPPPLAPQKASGGGGSRPGSPVHHPSLEEEPTYKDNQKPKENNQVIISTKDDSFSDKSKEHSFFITDADASGDFWRERSGEHTQETNSPHSLKKDVENMGKEELQKVLFEQIDLRRRLEQEFQVLKGNTSFPVFNNFQDQMKRELAYREEMVQQLQIIPYAASLIRKEKLGAHLSKS comes from the exons ATGGCTTCCAGCCCACTGCCGGGGCCCAACGACATCCTGCTTGCATCGCCCTCGACCGCCTTCCAGGCCGACGCACTGAGCCAGCCACGGCCGGGCCACGCCAACCTCAAACCCAACCAGGTGGGCCAGGTGATCCTCTATGGCATCCCCATCGTGTCCTTGGTGATCGACGGGCAGGAACGCCTGTGCCTGGCGCAGATCTCCAACACCCTTCTCAAGAACTTCAGCTACAACGAGATCCACAACCGCCGCGTGGCGCTGGGCATCACGTGCGTGCAGTGTACGCCTGTCCAACTGGAGATCCTGCGGCGCGCTGGGGCCATGCCCATCTCTTCGCGGCGCTGCGGCATGATCACCAAGCGCGAGGCCGAGCGCCTTTGTAAGTCATTCCTAGGCGAAAACCGGCCGCCCAAGCTGCCGGACAACTTCGCCTTCGACGTGTCCCACGAGTGCGCCTGGGGCTGCCGCGGCAGCTTCATCCCAGCGCGCTACAACAGCTCTCGCGCCAAGTGCATCAAATGCAGCTACTGCAACATGTACTTCTCACCCAACAAGTTTATTTTCCACTCCCACCGCACCCCGGACGCCAAGTACACGCAGCCAGACGCCGCCAACTTCAATTCCTGGCGCCGCCATCTCAAGCTCACAGACAAGAGCCCTCAGGACGAGCTAGTCTTCGCCTGGGAGGACGTCAAGGCCATGTTCAACGGCGGCAGCCGCAAGCGAGCGCTGCCTCAGCCCAGCGCGCACCCGGCCTGTCACCCGCTCAGTTCTGTCAAGGCAGCTGCGGTGGCGGCCGCAGCCGCGGTGGCCGGGGGCGGGGGCCTGCTGGGCCCGCACCTGCTGGGCGCGCCACCCcctccaccgccaccaccacccttggCTGAGCTGGCGGGCGCACCGCACGCCCATCACAAGCGGCCGCGCTTCGACGACGACGATGATTCCCTACAGGAGGCAGCCGTGGTGGCTGCAGCCAGCCTTTCCGCAGCCGCCGCCAGCCTCTCGGTGGCGGCGGCCACAGGCGGGGCCGGGCCGGGTGCaggtggtgctgggggtggatgCGTGACCGGCGTGGGCGTGGGCGCCAGTGCGGGGGCTGGTGCGGCAGCTGGCACCAAAGGCCCACGCAGCTACCCAGTCATCCCAGTGCCCAGCAAGGGTTCCTTTGGGGGCGTGCTGCAGAAGTTCCCGGGCTGCGGGGGCCTCTTCCCGCATCCTTACACCTTCCCGGCCGCGGCCGCAGCCTTTGGCTTGTGCCACAAGAAGGAGGACGCGGGCGCAGCGGCCGAGGCCCTGGGGGGAGCGGGCGCCGGGAGCACAGGTGCGGCGCCCAAGGCCGGTCTGTCGGGTCTCTTCTGGCCCGCGGGCCGCAAGGACGCCTTCTATCCGCCTTTCTGCATGTTCTGGCCACCGCGGACCCCCGGCGGGCTGCCCGTACCCACCTACCTACAGCCCCCTCCGCAGCCGCCGTCTGCGCTTGGCTGCGCGCTGGGTGACAGCCCGACCCTGCTGCGCCAGGCCTTCCTGGACCTGGCCGAGCCGGGTAGCGTGGGTGGCAGCGCGGAGACAGCGCCTCCGCCGGGCCAGCCTCCCCCCGTGGTGGCCAATGGCCCTGGCTCCGGTCCTCCCGCTGCTGGGGGCGCGGGAGCACGAGACGCGCTCTTCGAGTCGCCCCCGGGCGGCAGCGGCGGGGACTGCAGCGCCGGGTCCACGCCACCCGCAGAGCCGGGAGTGACGTCCGGGACCGGGACTGCGTCCTCCGGAGCTGGTCCTGCGGGCACTCGTGTGCCGGCGCCCCATCACCCGCACCTCTTAGAAGGGCGCAAGGCAGGCAGCGGCAGCTACCACCATTCCAGCGCTTTCCGGCCCGTGGGCGGCAAGGACGACGCCGAGAGCCTGGCCAAGCTGCACGGGGCGTCGGCGGGCGCGCCCCACTCTGCCCCAgcgcaccatcaccaccaccaccaccacccacaccaccaccatcaccaccctccGCAGCCGCCgtcgccgctgctgctgctgccgccacagCCCGATGAGCCTGGGTCCGagcgccaccacccagccccgccgcccccgccgccgccgcccccgctgGCCCCACAGCCGCACCACCGAGGCCTTCTGTCCCCCGAGGGCACCAGCTGCAGCTACCCCAGCGAGGACAGCTCGGAAgacgaggaggacgaggaggaagagcaagaggTGGACGTGGAGGGCCACAAGCCACTCGAAGgcgaggaagaggaggacggTCGAGACCTCGAAGacgaagaggaagaagatgaggagacCGGGGTCCTTCTCGGTGACTCCCTGGTTGGCGGTGGCCGGTTCCTCCAAAGCCGAGGGCTGACGGAGAAGGGGAGCGGCCGGGACCGCACGACGCCCGCCACGGGCGCTTTCCCTCTTGCGCTGAACTCCTCCAGGCTGCTACAGGAGGATGGGAAGCTGGGGGACCCCGGAGGCTCGGACCTGCcggcgcccccacccccacccctggctccCCAGAAAGCAAGCGGCGGTGGAGGCAGCAGGCCAGGCAGCCCTGTCCACCATCCATCACTGGAGGAGGAGCCCACATACAAAGAT AATCAGAAACCCAAGGAAAACAACCAAGTTATTATATCTACAAAGGATGACAGCTTCTCAG ATAAGAGCAAGGAACACAGCTTTTTCATCACAGACGCTGATGCTTCTGGAGACTTTTGGAGAGAAAGATCAG